One region of Bacteroidales bacterium genomic DNA includes:
- a CDS encoding 3-deoxy-D-manno-octulosonic acid transferase, producing the protein MYSIAVKLYSVIVALVSLFNKKASYRYKGVKETFKKIKNFSSSETIWIHCASLGEFEQGRSLIEEIKKKYPNYKIALSFFSPSGYEIIKNYEHADLIFYLPSDSRKNAKKLISLLKPKIVFFVKYEFWYWYINETNKNNIPIYLISGIFRKNQIFFKFYGKFFRKILKKFTHIFVQNKESEILAKQINIPNVSVTGDTRFDRVFEISQNRKKFEIIDAFTENKLTFIAGSTWKPDEDILFEFINKSDQKLKYIIAPHEVKKDNIAGILKLSKKNVIKYSEATVNSVKNADVMIIDNIGMLSSLYSYADIAYIGGGFGAGIHNTLEAAVFGVPIIFGPKYQKFDEARELIKRKAGFSIFGKDDFFQIAEKLINDLKFCELSGKNSKVYVHENVGAVDRILDLINF; encoded by the coding sequence ATTTATTCAATAGCTGTCAAGTTGTATTCCGTTATAGTTGCATTGGTTTCTTTATTCAATAAAAAAGCTTCTTACAGGTATAAAGGAGTTAAAGAAACTTTTAAGAAAATAAAAAACTTTTCGTCATCTGAAACGATATGGATACATTGTGCATCTCTTGGTGAATTTGAACAGGGCAGAAGTTTAATTGAAGAAATAAAAAAAAAATACCCGAATTATAAAATAGCATTAAGTTTTTTTTCACCTTCCGGATATGAAATCATAAAAAATTATGAGCATGCTGACCTTATTTTTTACTTACCTTCTGATTCTCGAAAAAATGCAAAAAAGTTAATTTCATTATTAAAACCCAAGATTGTATTTTTTGTTAAGTATGAATTTTGGTATTGGTACATTAATGAAACTAATAAGAATAATATTCCGATTTATTTAATTTCCGGAATTTTTAGAAAAAACCAGATTTTTTTTAAATTTTACGGAAAATTTTTCAGAAAAATTTTAAAGAAATTCACTCATATTTTTGTACAAAACAAAGAATCAGAAATACTTGCAAAACAAATCAATATTCCTAATGTTTCAGTAACCGGAGATACACGGTTTGACCGAGTATTTGAGATTTCACAAAACAGAAAAAAATTTGAAATAATTGATGCATTTACAGAGAATAAATTGACATTTATTGCCGGCAGTACATGGAAACCTGATGAAGATATTCTTTTTGAATTTATTAATAAATCTGATCAAAAATTAAAATATATTATTGCTCCCCATGAGGTAAAAAAAGATAATATTGCCGGAATTTTAAAGCTTTCAAAAAAGAATGTAATTAAATATTCAGAAGCAACTGTTAATTCTGTTAAAAATGCAGATGTGATGATTATTGATAACATAGGTATGCTTTCTTCTTTATATTCTTATGCCGATATTGCATATATCGGAGGCGGATTTGGTGCAGGCATACATAATACACTTGAAGCTGCTGTGTTTGGTGTCCCGATTATTTTCGGGCCGAAGTATCAAAAATTTGATGAGGCGAGAGAGTTGATTAAGAGAAAAGCCGGCTTTTCAATATTTGGGAAAGATGATTTTTTTCAAATTGCCGAAAAACTTATTAATGATCTCAAATTTTGTGAACTCTCCGGGAAAAATTCAAAAGTTTATGTACATGAAAATGTTGGTGCTGTTGATCGGATATTAGATTTAATTAATTTTTAG
- a CDS encoding TonB-dependent receptor, whose amino-acid sequence MRNLNKIFLLLIFVAFTAFAFGQTSITGTVTNKDDGSTLPGVTVVVKGTTVGTVTDMNGKYSIEAPAGAQFLVFSYIGFETQEIQIVSGTINVSMVVHSSELSEIVIIGVADIAKDRRTPVSVSTMMASDIENVIGTKELPEVLNFTPSVYATKSGGAFGDSRINIRGFDQRNTAVMINGMPVNDMENGWVYWSNWAGLSDVTTAMQVQRGLGSSKLAISSVGGTINIITKATENEQGGSVTALYGHDNYLKTVASYSTGKFENGFAASLLFGRTAGNGYVQGTSFEGYNYYLALGYDKGGHNLQLTVTGAPQIHNQRTTSFYNMATLENYEEYGHTYNYNHGELDGEEFNWRKNFYHKPIASLNWDWKFNKKSKLATVLYASVGRGGGTGDIGVGDGYGFASSSRYRNPTTGEVDWDRIVSLNSGEAVTFYDDNTYQITPTDGKNIISNWGDGLVRRASMNSHNWFGMISNFNHKLTDNLTFDVGIDLRSYKGIHYRRLDNLLGADGYIDNDDINNPDRILTNTYSSDLGSLWNVFKSVEDEEKIDYYNDGLVNWMGAFTQLEYSNGTISAFIQGAVSRQGYKRIDYFNYEPAEQESDWENILGGNIKGGANYNINEFHNIFVNAGYYSKQPLFDGVWINYVNDLNEDYRNEKILGFEAGYGLRTKYLRANLNLYRTSWKDRFITIEKSFDVNNTPGDDSDDVEGIGNLSGVEQVHIGVEFDAEYRLSTMLRVNAMLSVGNWEYAGDVTGSFFDDNQVLLGEGTLYLDGVKVGDAAQMTGALGVIVTPVKGLSINVNGRHANILYANISAEDFDDPDHKGSLELPSFTLMDAGIRYKFTFGKDLALSLMFNMNNVLDTEYISESITNYHEEDDVDNYAEINQENKAFFGWGRTWNVGLKFDF is encoded by the coding sequence ATGAGAAATTTAAACAAAATTTTTTTATTATTAATTTTTGTTGCGTTTACGGCATTTGCCTTTGGGCAAACAAGTATTACCGGAACAGTAACAAATAAAGATGACGGTTCGACACTTCCGGGAGTAACAGTTGTGGTAAAGGGAACAACTGTCGGAACTGTAACAGACATGAATGGTAAATACTCTATTGAAGCTCCGGCAGGTGCTCAATTTTTAGTATTTTCTTATATTGGTTTTGAAACTCAAGAAATTCAAATTGTAAGCGGAACAATCAATGTTTCAATGGTTGTTCATAGTTCTGAACTGTCTGAAATTGTAATTATAGGTGTAGCTGATATTGCAAAGGACAGACGAACACCTGTTTCGGTATCTACTATGATGGCTTCTGATATTGAAAATGTAATCGGAACAAAAGAATTACCGGAAGTACTGAACTTCACTCCTTCTGTTTATGCAACTAAATCAGGTGGTGCTTTTGGTGATTCAAGAATCAATATTCGCGGTTTTGATCAGAGAAATACGGCTGTTATGATTAATGGTATGCCTGTTAATGATATGGAGAACGGTTGGGTATATTGGTCAAACTGGGCAGGTTTGTCTGATGTTACTACAGCTATGCAAGTCCAAAGAGGATTAGGATCTTCTAAACTTGCAATATCTTCTGTCGGAGGAACTATCAATATAATAACCAAAGCAACAGAAAATGAGCAAGGTGGATCAGTTACTGCTTTATACGGACATGATAATTATTTAAAAACCGTTGCTTCTTATTCTACAGGAAAATTTGAAAACGGTTTTGCTGCTTCTCTTTTATTTGGAAGAACAGCCGGTAACGGATATGTTCAAGGTACATCATTTGAAGGATATAATTACTATTTAGCCTTAGGTTATGATAAAGGCGGTCATAATTTACAACTTACAGTAACCGGTGCTCCTCAAATTCACAACCAAAGAACAACCAGTTTTTATAACATGGCAACTCTTGAAAACTATGAAGAATATGGTCACACGTATAACTACAATCACGGAGAATTAGACGGAGAAGAGTTTAACTGGAGAAAAAACTTTTACCACAAACCGATTGCTTCTTTAAATTGGGATTGGAAATTCAATAAAAAAAGTAAGCTTGCAACTGTTTTATATGCATCTGTCGGTAGAGGCGGAGGAACCGGTGATATTGGTGTTGGTGATGGTTATGGTTTTGCAAGCAGCAGCAGATACAGAAATCCTACAACCGGAGAGGTTGATTGGGATAGAATTGTAAGCTTAAACAGCGGAGAAGCTGTCACATTTTACGATGATAATACCTATCAAATCACTCCTACGGACGGGAAAAACATTATTTCCAATTGGGGAGACGGTCTTGTAAGAAGAGCTTCTATGAACTCTCATAACTGGTTTGGTATGATATCTAACTTCAACCATAAATTAACTGATAATCTGACTTTTGATGTCGGTATTGATTTAAGATCTTACAAAGGGATTCATTACAGAAGATTGGATAACTTATTAGGTGCAGACGGTTATATAGATAATGATGATATCAATAATCCTGATCGAATTTTGACAAATACTTATTCTTCTGATTTGGGTTCATTATGGAATGTATTCAAGAGTGTTGAAGATGAAGAAAAAATAGACTATTATAATGACGGATTAGTAAATTGGATGGGTGCTTTTACTCAATTAGAATACAGTAACGGTACAATATCTGCATTTATACAAGGTGCAGTATCAAGACAAGGGTATAAAAGAATTGATTATTTTAACTACGAACCGGCAGAACAAGAATCTGATTGGGAAAATATTTTAGGCGGAAATATTAAAGGTGGTGCTAATTATAATATTAATGAGTTCCACAATATATTTGTGAATGCCGGTTATTATTCAAAGCAACCATTATTTGACGGTGTATGGATCAACTATGTAAATGATTTAAATGAAGATTACAGAAATGAAAAAATATTAGGTTTTGAAGCAGGATATGGTTTAAGAACAAAATATTTAAGAGCGAACTTAAATCTTTACAGAACATCTTGGAAAGACAGATTTATTACTATTGAGAAATCTTTTGATGTCAATAACACACCTGGTGACGATAGTGATGATGTAGAAGGCATAGGTAATTTATCAGGTGTTGAACAAGTTCATATCGGAGTAGAATTTGATGCTGAATATAGATTATCTACCATGCTTAGAGTTAATGCCATGCTTTCAGTCGGGAATTGGGAATATGCAGGTGATGTTACAGGATCATTTTTTGATGATAACCAAGTTTTACTTGGAGAAGGGACTCTTTATTTAGATGGTGTTAAAGTTGGAGATGCTGCTCAAATGACAGGTGCTTTAGGTGTAATTGTTACTCCTGTAAAAGGTTTATCAATAAATGTAAACGGAAGACATGCTAATATTCTTTATGCTAATATTAGTGCTGAAGATTTTGATGATCCTGATCATAAAGGTTCTTTAGAATTACCTTCGTTCACATTAATGGATGCAGGAATAAGATATAAATTTACTTTCGGTAAAGACCTTGCTTTAAGTCTTATGTTTAATATGAATAATGTATTAGATACTGAATATATTTCTGAATCAATAACAAATTATCATGAAGAAGACGATGTAGATAATTATGCAGAAATTAATCAAGAGAACAAAGCTTTCTTTGGTTGGGGCAGAACTTGGAATGTCGGTCTTAAATTTGATTTCTAA
- the folK gene encoding 2-amino-4-hydroxy-6-hydroxymethyldihydropteridine diphosphokinase produces MHKVFLSLGSNKGNRLFYIKKAVKEIKNRIGSITHESDIFETESWSYTDKKYLNAVIIVETELPVYDVFLITQNIEKKLGRETKTVYNDKNEAQYSSRTIDIDILFCDTEIIETKDLIIPHPKLHLRNFVLEPMMQIAPDFFHPVLKQKIKEIYEKCEDKSKVDLFL; encoded by the coding sequence ATGCATAAAGTGTTTCTGTCTCTCGGCAGTAATAAAGGAAACAGACTATTCTACATAAAAAAGGCCGTTAAGGAAATAAAAAACAGAATAGGGTCAATTACACATGAATCAGATATTTTTGAAACTGAATCTTGGTCTTATACAGATAAAAAATATTTAAATGCAGTAATTATTGTCGAAACTGAACTTCCTGTATATGATGTGTTTTTAATTACACAAAATATTGAAAAGAAACTGGGAAGAGAAACTAAAACTGTTTATAATGATAAAAATGAAGCTCAATATTCTTCAAGAACCATTGATATTGATATTTTATTTTGTGATACTGAAATAATTGAAACAAAAGATTTAATTATTCCGCATCCTAAGTTACATTTAAGAAATTTTGTGTTAGAACCCATGATGCAAATTGCTCCGGATTTTTTTCATCCGGTTTTAAAACAAAAAATTAAAGAAATATATGAAAAATGTGAGGATAAAAGTAAAGTTGACTTGTTTTTATAA
- a CDS encoding Y-family DNA polymerase, translating into MHALIDINNFYASCERVFNPKLRNKPVVVLSNNDGCIIARSNEAKALGIKMGAAYFEHEKFLKENGVAVYSSNYPLYADMSDRMVKILSEITDDITIYSIDEVFADLSSHHPSDLEDIACEIKDKLLKYTGLPVSVGVAPTKTLAKVANYYAKRYKKFSNVLVFKDDETIKEALSLIDVGEVWGIGRQFKKFLKGNGIKSALDLRKANETFIRKHMTVTGLRTVKELKGYSCISVDSIKEDRKNITHSRTFKTAITNITELKKATATFTVRVSEKLRFQRSAANIIGVFIETSRFNNKKYKYKNSKVINLPVPSDNTFELIKYALKALETIYVNGFQYKKAGVMLFGLQDSANMQYSIFDTYDRPKYKNALTVLDKINIKMGRDTVRYAIQGQNTKISVQERLSPRYTTSWNQIIDVKTEQ; encoded by the coding sequence ATGCATGCCTTGATTGACATAAATAATTTTTACGCTTCTTGCGAAAGGGTTTTTAATCCTAAGTTAAGAAATAAACCTGTTGTTGTTTTATCAAATAACGACGGTTGTATTATTGCACGTTCAAATGAAGCAAAAGCACTCGGTATAAAAATGGGAGCTGCATATTTTGAACACGAAAAGTTTTTAAAAGAGAACGGTGTTGCCGTTTATTCGTCCAATTATCCGCTTTATGCTGATATGTCCGACAGAATGGTGAAAATATTGAGCGAAATTACAGATGATATAACCATTTATTCCATTGATGAGGTTTTTGCTGACTTGTCATCGCATCATCCTTCAGATTTGGAAGATATTGCCTGTGAAATAAAGGATAAGCTGTTGAAATACACAGGATTACCTGTTTCGGTGGGTGTGGCTCCTACTAAAACTCTGGCAAAAGTTGCTAATTATTATGCAAAAAGATATAAAAAGTTTTCAAATGTTTTAGTGTTTAAAGATGATGAAACAATTAAAGAAGCATTATCATTAATTGATGTGGGTGAAGTTTGGGGTATAGGCAGGCAATTTAAAAAATTCCTGAAAGGAAACGGTATAAAATCTGCTTTAGATTTACGAAAAGCAAATGAAACTTTTATCAGAAAACACATGACTGTTACCGGTTTAAGAACAGTAAAAGAACTTAAAGGATACTCTTGTATATCGGTTGACAGTATTAAAGAAGACAGAAAGAATATAACCCATTCAAGAACATTTAAAACCGCAATAACAAATATTACGGAGTTAAAAAAAGCGACAGCAACTTTTACGGTACGTGTCAGCGAAAAATTGAGATTTCAGAGATCAGCGGCAAACATCATTGGTGTTTTTATTGAAACAAGCCGATTTAATAATAAAAAATACAAGTATAAAAATTCAAAAGTAATTAATCTTCCTGTTCCTTCCGATAATACTTTTGAACTGATAAAATATGCCTTAAAAGCATTGGAAACAATTTATGTTAACGGGTTTCAATATAAAAAAGCCGGTGTGATGTTGTTCGGATTACAGGATTCGGCAAATATGCAATATTCAATTTTTGATACTTATGACAGGCCTAAATATAAGAATGCTTTAACAGTACTGGATAAAATCAACATAAAAATGGGCAGAGATACCGTAAGATATGCAATACAAGGACAGAATACCAAAATATCGGTTCAAGAAAGGCTTTCACCCCGATACACAACTTCGTGGAATCAAATAATAGATGTGAAGACAGAACAGTAG
- a CDS encoding TonB-dependent receptor, with protein sequence MREKKITLLIMLILFGISLKSYSQSVTGTVYDKSTGEPLPGATVMIEGTTTGTVTLLNGSFSLKVEQGKSDLRITYVGFLDYLSDLDLKAGETKDLGKLELEPDAIGITEIFIVASFAKDRKTPVAISNIDPEMIIEKLGTQEFPEILKSTPSVYATKRGGGYGDGRFNLRGFDSNNIGVLINGVPVNDMENGKVYWSNWAGLSDVTRVMQIQRGLGASKLAISSIGGTLNIITNTTDVKQGGSVYYAIGNNGYNKTGLTLSTGLTDNGWAVTVSGSRTVGDGYILGTDFEGWSYFMNVSKRLSAKQQISLTAFGAPQWHNQRNSSHLVEKYLNHPEGFKFNTNYGYRNGKIYGGDHAYNKYHKPQISLNHTVNFNSKTFLSTAIYASLAKGGGRRASGNNADYLQFNYPNGTPKDSTKLTPEGYLDYDAVADINSNSLTGSEAVISMSTNSHDWYGFLSTLNKEIENLSITAGLDGRYYRGYHYTEIDDLLGGEYFLDNLNVNRDPGTTLYKGDKISYYNLTDVMWAGIFLQAEYSVNNFSAFISAAVSNTTYKRTDYFKYYDDYTKQEIEDIKSIKYSDADSSYIQLWDQLVADEINNLGVEELSETQERDLYLANKNSFDIDHIYQVSDKVNFLGYSVKGGVNYNINKEHNVFLNGGYFTRAPFANAVFLNYSNNINSDAKPQKVLSTELGYGYRTSLISGDLTLYRTSWMDKTITRSVGQETANITGLNAVHQGIEAELRIFPTKKLDIRLMFSTGDWRWESDVDAALFDENQEFVDSLYIYSKDIHVSDAAQTTGAIGINYEVLPKLKIGADYNYYNRLFGQFDIEGRTKPELSGIDAWELPDYHLFDVNIKYDFKIGKLKTSLYGKINNVLNTEYIADASDNTLYDGVVKYGNESNSPVFFGFGRTWSLALKIRF encoded by the coding sequence ATGAGAGAAAAAAAAATTACATTATTAATAATGTTAATTCTTTTCGGAATTAGTCTTAAATCATACAGTCAGTCTGTTACCGGAACGGTTTATGATAAATCAACAGGAGAACCGCTCCCCGGTGCAACTGTTATGATTGAAGGTACAACTACCGGAACTGTTACATTGTTAAACGGATCATTCAGCTTAAAAGTTGAACAAGGAAAATCTGATTTAAGGATTACTTATGTAGGATTTTTAGATTATTTATCTGATTTAGATCTAAAAGCAGGTGAGACAAAAGATCTCGGAAAGCTTGAACTCGAACCTGATGCTATAGGTATAACAGAAATATTTATTGTTGCTTCCTTTGCAAAAGACAGAAAAACACCGGTTGCTATTTCAAATATTGATCCGGAAATGATTATCGAAAAGCTTGGGACACAAGAGTTTCCTGAAATATTGAAATCAACACCGAGTGTTTACGCCACTAAGAGAGGCGGAGGATACGGAGACGGAAGGTTTAATTTAAGAGGTTTTGATTCTAATAATATAGGTGTTTTAATAAACGGTGTTCCTGTTAACGATATGGAAAACGGGAAAGTATATTGGTCAAATTGGGCAGGACTTTCTGATGTTACCAGAGTAATGCAAATTCAAAGAGGTCTCGGTGCTTCAAAACTTGCTATCTCATCTATAGGCGGTACATTAAACATAATAACAAATACAACTGATGTTAAACAAGGCGGTTCAGTATATTATGCTATAGGGAATAACGGATATAATAAAACAGGACTGACTTTATCAACCGGTTTAACTGATAACGGATGGGCAGTTACAGTAAGCGGAAGCAGAACTGTAGGAGACGGTTATATTTTGGGGACCGATTTTGAAGGATGGTCATACTTTATGAATGTTTCAAAACGTCTTTCAGCAAAACAACAAATCTCGTTAACTGCATTCGGAGCACCCCAATGGCACAACCAAAGAAATTCTTCACATTTAGTTGAAAAATATTTAAACCATCCTGAAGGATTTAAATTTAATACAAATTACGGATACAGAAACGGTAAAATTTATGGCGGAGATCATGCTTATAATAAATATCACAAACCTCAAATATCGTTAAATCATACTGTAAATTTTAACAGTAAAACTTTTCTGTCAACAGCAATTTATGCATCATTGGCAAAAGGAGGCGGAAGACGAGCTTCCGGGAATAATGCTGATTATTTACAATTTAATTATCCTAACGGTACACCGAAAGACAGCACTAAATTAACACCGGAAGGTTATTTAGATTACGATGCGGTTGCCGATATTAACAGCAATTCTTTAACCGGTTCTGAAGCTGTAATATCAATGTCAACAAACTCACATGATTGGTACGGCTTTTTATCTACATTAAATAAAGAAATTGAAAATTTAAGTATTACTGCCGGACTTGACGGAAGATATTACAGAGGATATCACTATACAGAAATTGATGATCTCTTGGGAGGCGAATATTTTTTAGATAATCTAAATGTAAACCGTGATCCAGGTACAACTTTATATAAGGGTGATAAAATATCGTATTATAATTTAACGGATGTAATGTGGGCAGGCATATTCCTGCAAGCAGAATACAGTGTTAATAACTTTTCAGCATTTATTTCAGCTGCTGTATCAAATACTACATACAAAAGGACAGATTATTTTAAATATTACGATGATTATACTAAACAAGAAATTGAAGATATTAAAAGCATTAAATATTCAGATGCAGACTCTTCTTATATTCAATTATGGGATCAATTAGTTGCTGATGAAATTAATAACTTAGGAGTTGAAGAATTAAGTGAGACACAAGAACGTGATTTATATCTGGCAAACAAAAACTCTTTTGATATTGATCATATATATCAAGTTTCTGATAAAGTCAATTTTTTGGGCTACAGTGTTAAAGGTGGTGTTAATTATAATATAAATAAGGAACATAATGTATTTCTGAACGGCGGATATTTTACAAGAGCTCCTTTTGCAAATGCCGTATTTTTGAATTATTCAAATAATATAAATTCAGATGCTAAACCTCAGAAAGTATTATCAACAGAGTTAGGATACGGATACAGAACCTCTTTAATAAGCGGAGATTTAACACTATACAGAACGTCTTGGATGGATAAAACCATAACAAGATCTGTTGGACAAGAAACTGCAAATATTACAGGTTTAAATGCTGTACATCAAGGTATAGAGGCTGAATTAAGAATATTCCCAACCAAAAAACTTGATATAAGGCTTATGTTCTCAACGGGAGATTGGCGATGGGAAAGTGATGTAGATGCTGCATTGTTTGACGAAAATCAAGAATTTGTTGACTCTTTATATATATATTCAAAAGATATACATGTGAGTGATGCCGCACAAACAACAGGAGCAATCGGTATCAATTATGAAGTCTTACCGAAATTAAAAATAGGTGCAGATTATAACTATTATAACAGACTTTTCGGTCAATTTGATATTGAAGGCAGGACCAAACCGGAACTCAGCGGTATTGATGCCTGGGAACTCCCCGACTATCATTTGTTTGATGTGAATATTAAATACGATTTTAAAATTGGAAAATTAAAAACATCACTTTACGGAAAAATTAATAATGTGCTTAATACTGAGTATATTGCCGATGCAAGTGATAATACATTGTATGATGGTGTTGTGAAATACGGAAACGAATCAAATTCACCTGTGTTTTTCGGCTTCGGCCGAACTTGGTCATTAGCATTAAAAATCAGATTTTAA